The following proteins are co-located in the Paracoccaceae bacterium Fryx2 genome:
- a CDS encoding ABC transporter substrate-binding protein, which produces MTKWMTSTALVLTLALPAVAQDYTPDPAAKAGGSITITYKDDVATLDPAIGYDWQNWSMIKSLFDGLMDYVPGTTTLRTGLAESYEISPDGKVFTFKLRPGVTFHNGREMTAEDVKYSLDRVTDPATQSPGAGFFGAIAGFEAAGDGGLSGVEVVDPLTVRITLSRPDATFLHVMALNFASVVPKEAVDAAGADFGKKPVGTGAFKLAEWTLGQRLVFEKNADYWRAGVPYLDQVLFEVGQEPVVALLRLQNGEVDVPGDGIPPAKFTEVMGDPAQAAQVVVGGQLHTGYITLNVNTAPFDKVEVRKAVNMAINKDRIVQIINGRAKPATQPLPPSMPGYTEGYAGYAYDVEGAKKLLADAGLADGFETQLFVMNTDPNPRIAQAIQQDLAAIGIKASLQNLAQANVIEAGGAGTAPMIWSGGMGWIADFPDPSNFYGPILGCAGAADGGWNWSKFCDEALDAKATEADSMADPAKAADRLALWSEVYTGVMEQAPWVPVFNEERYTMKSARMGGEDALFVDPVSIPVNYDYVYVK; this is translated from the coding sequence ATGACAAAATGGATGACTTCCACCGCGCTTGTGCTGACGCTGGCCCTGCCCGCCGTGGCGCAGGACTACACCCCCGATCCGGCGGCCAAGGCGGGCGGGTCGATCACCATCACCTACAAGGACGACGTGGCGACGCTCGACCCCGCGATCGGCTATGACTGGCAGAACTGGTCGATGATCAAGTCGCTGTTCGACGGGCTGATGGACTATGTGCCCGGCACCACGACCCTGCGCACCGGTCTGGCGGAAAGCTATGAAATATCGCCTGACGGCAAGGTGTTCACCTTCAAGCTGCGCCCCGGCGTCACGTTCCACAACGGCCGCGAGATGACGGCCGAGGATGTGAAATACTCGCTGGACCGGGTGACCGATCCGGCCACCCAATCGCCGGGGGCGGGGTTCTTCGGCGCGATTGCCGGGTTCGAGGCCGCAGGCGACGGCGGGCTGTCGGGGGTCGAGGTGGTGGACCCGCTGACCGTCAGGATCACCCTGTCGCGCCCGGATGCCACGTTCCTGCATGTCATGGCGCTGAACTTTGCCTCTGTCGTGCCGAAAGAGGCGGTGGATGCGGCGGGGGCCGATTTCGGCAAGAAGCCGGTCGGGACGGGTGCTTTCAAGCTGGCGGAATGGACGCTGGGCCAGCGGCTGGTGTTCGAGAAGAACGCCGACTACTGGCGTGCCGGCGTGCCCTATCTGGATCAGGTGCTGTTTGAAGTGGGGCAGGAACCTGTCGTGGCCCTGCTTCGGCTTCAGAACGGCGAGGTTGACGTTCCCGGCGACGGCATTCCGCCCGCCAAGTTCACCGAAGTGATGGGCGACCCGGCGCAGGCGGCGCAGGTGGTGGTCGGCGGGCAGCTGCACACCGGCTACATCACGCTGAACGTCAACACCGCCCCCTTCGACAAGGTCGAGGTGCGCAAGGCGGTCAACATGGCGATCAACAAGGATCGCATCGTGCAGATCATCAACGGCCGCGCGAAACCGGCGACCCAGCCGCTGCCGCCCTCGATGCCGGGCTATACCGAAGGCTACGCGGGATACGCCTATGACGTGGAAGGCGCGAAGAAACTGCTGGCCGACGCCGGCCTCGCAGACGGGTTCGAGACTCAGCTGTTCGTGATGAACACCGACCCGAACCCGCGCATCGCCCAGGCCATCCAGCAGGATCTGGCGGCCATCGGCATCAAGGCCAGCCTGCAGAACCTTGCGCAGGCCAACGTGATCGAGGCCGGCGGCGCAGGCACCGCGCCGATGATCTGGTCGGGCGGCATGGGCTGGATTGCCGACTTCCCCGATCCGTCCAACTTCTACGGCCCGATCCTGGGCTGTGCCGGGGCGGCTGATGGCGGCTGGAACTGGTCGAAGTTCTGTGACGAGGCACTGGACGCCAAGGCAACCGAGGCCGACAGCATGGCAGACCCCGCCAAGGCGGCAGACCGGCTGGCTCTGTGGTCCGAGGTTTACACCGGCGTGATGGAACAGGCCCCGTGGGTGCCGGTGTTCAACGAGGAACGCTACACGATGAAGTCGGCCCGGATGGGCGGCGAAGACGCGCTGTTCGTCGATCCGGTGTCGATCCCGGTCAACTATGACTACGTGTATGTGAAGTAA
- a CDS encoding acetamidase/formamidase family protein, producing MCKTCDYTIHAAQHHFGWDNALVPAERVAPGSTILFRCHDSSAGQLGPSSTVADVVALDFGRINPTSGPILVEGAQPGDAIKVTIDSFTPQRHDGRGFGWTANIPGFGLLADQFPEPALKVWSYDAGQMGPAMWGHEAAVPLKPFAGTIGNAPAERGLHSVVPPRRVGGNLDIRDLTAGVVLYLPVEVDGALFSVGDTHAAQGDGEVCGTAIESPMDVVLTLDLVKGANLKTPRFTTPGPVTRHLDARGYEVTTGIGPDLMQASRDAVANMIDLLCATRGMAAVDAYMLVSTCGDLRISEIVDMPNWVVSFYFPRCVFE from the coding sequence ATGTGCAAGACCTGCGACTACACCATCCACGCAGCGCAGCATCACTTCGGCTGGGACAACGCGCTTGTCCCGGCCGAACGGGTGGCGCCGGGATCGACGATCCTGTTCAGATGCCATGACTCATCGGCGGGCCAGCTTGGCCCGTCGTCCACCGTCGCAGATGTGGTGGCGCTCGACTTCGGCAGGATCAACCCGACCTCGGGGCCGATCCTTGTCGAGGGTGCGCAACCCGGCGATGCCATCAAGGTGACCATCGACAGCTTTACGCCCCAGCGCCATGACGGGCGTGGCTTTGGCTGGACGGCGAACATTCCCGGCTTCGGGCTGCTGGCCGACCAGTTTCCGGAACCCGCGCTGAAGGTCTGGTCCTATGATGCGGGCCAGATGGGGCCGGCGATGTGGGGGCATGAGGCCGCTGTGCCGCTGAAGCCCTTTGCGGGCACCATCGGCAACGCGCCCGCCGAGCGGGGCCTGCACTCGGTGGTGCCGCCCCGGCGCGTCGGCGGCAACCTCGACATCCGCGATCTGACGGCGGGCGTGGTGTTGTATCTGCCGGTCGAGGTGGACGGCGCGCTGTTCAGCGTGGGCGACACCCACGCGGCGCAGGGCGACGGCGAGGTGTGCGGCACGGCGATCGAATCCCCGATGGATGTTGTTCTGACGCTGGATCTGGTGAAGGGCGCCAACCTGAAGACCCCGCGCTTCACCACGCCCGGCCCGGTGACGCGGCATCTGGATGCCAGGGGCTACGAGGTGACGACCGGAATCGGCCCCGACCTGATGCAGGCCAGCCGCGATGCCGTCGCCAACATGATCGACCTTCTTTGTGCCACGCGCGGCATGGCGGCGGTCGATGCCTACATGCTGGTGTCCACCTGCGGCGACCTGCGCATCTCGGAAATCGTCGACATGCCGAACTGGGTTGTCAGCTTCTACTTCCCGCGCTGCGTCTTCGAATGA
- a CDS encoding ABC transporter ATP-binding protein, producing MTAVPEPVSGAATAPEVLRVQGLTVSVRTDSGDKALVQDLSFTLRRGETLAIAGESGSGKSITSLAIMGLLPPPAVRVTGGSVHLGGTDLLALPEAQMRALRGDRIAMIFQEPMTSLNPVMTVGTQLTEAIRAHAPVSRAEARVQALAALTAVRLSQPERRLTQFPHELSGGMRQRVMIAMALALRPEVLIADEPTTALDVTVQREVLDLLRDLQRDLGTAIVLITHDMGVVAEMADRVIVMKAGRMVEQAATADLFARPQARYTGDLLAAVPRLGQGAARPPVAGEPVARLRDLVVRFPFRAGFLGGVTHNVHAVEHVSFDIRRGETFALVGESGCGKSTIARALVGLAPHQGRIEVAGQPLESLDRAGWKGLRRRVQIVFQDPMAALDPRMRVDALIAEPLVIHGVGTAAEQRARVADLMQRVGLSADQMDRYPHEFSGGQRQRICIARALALQPDLIIADESVSALDVSVQARVLDLLNALQREFGIAFLFISHDMAVVENISDRVAVMYLGQIVEMGTRDQIFRNPQHPYTRRLIEAVPVPDPLHRAARSVRMAGEIPSPVHPVGKSPERVDLVDIGEGHLVAAGQRRA from the coding sequence ATGACGGCAGTTCCGGAACCTGTCTCCGGGGCCGCAACGGCCCCGGAGGTGTTGCGCGTGCAGGGCCTGACCGTTTCCGTGCGGACCGACAGCGGCGACAAGGCGCTGGTGCAGGACCTTTCGTTCACCCTGCGCCGGGGCGAAACCCTGGCCATTGCCGGCGAAAGCGGGTCGGGCAAGTCGATCACGTCGCTGGCCATCATGGGCCTGTTGCCGCCGCCTGCGGTGCGGGTGACGGGCGGGTCGGTGCATCTGGGCGGCACCGACCTTCTGGCCCTGCCCGAGGCGCAGATGCGCGCCCTGCGCGGCGACCGGATCGCGATGATCTTTCAGGAACCGATGACCAGCCTCAACCCGGTGATGACGGTCGGCACCCAGTTGACGGAAGCCATCCGCGCCCATGCCCCCGTGTCACGGGCCGAGGCGCGGGTGCAGGCGCTGGCGGCCCTGACGGCGGTGCGCCTGTCGCAACCCGAACGCAGGCTGACTCAGTTTCCCCATGAACTGTCTGGCGGAATGCGCCAGCGGGTGATGATCGCGATGGCGCTGGCGCTGCGGCCCGAGGTGCTGATCGCGGACGAGCCGACGACCGCGCTGGACGTGACGGTGCAACGCGAGGTGCTGGATCTGCTGCGCGACCTGCAACGCGATCTGGGCACCGCGATCGTCCTGATCACCCATGACATGGGCGTGGTTGCCGAAATGGCCGACCGGGTCATCGTGATGAAGGCGGGCCGGATGGTGGAACAGGCCGCCACCGCCGATCTGTTCGCCCGGCCGCAGGCGCGCTACACTGGGGATCTGCTGGCTGCCGTTCCGCGTCTGGGCCAGGGGGCCGCGCGGCCCCCGGTCGCGGGCGAGCCGGTGGCCCGCCTGCGCGACCTTGTGGTGCGCTTTCCGTTCCGGGCCGGATTTCTGGGCGGCGTCACCCACAACGTTCATGCTGTCGAGCATGTGAGCTTCGACATCCGCCGCGGCGAGACCTTTGCGCTGGTCGGCGAATCCGGCTGCGGGAAATCGACCATCGCCCGGGCCCTTGTCGGGCTGGCCCCCCATCAGGGCCGGATCGAGGTCGCGGGGCAACCGCTGGAGTCGCTCGACCGCGCCGGGTGGAAGGGCCTGCGCCGACGGGTGCAGATCGTGTTCCAGGACCCCATGGCTGCCCTTGATCCCCGGATGCGCGTGGATGCGCTGATCGCGGAACCGCTGGTGATCCACGGGGTCGGCACGGCTGCGGAACAGCGCGCCCGGGTGGCAGACCTGATGCAGCGGGTGGGGCTGTCGGCCGACCAGATGGACCGCTATCCGCACGAGTTTTCGGGCGGCCAGCGCCAGCGCATCTGCATCGCGCGGGCGCTGGCCCTGCAACCCGACCTGATCATCGCGGATGAAAGCGTTTCGGCGCTGGATGTGTCGGTGCAGGCGCGGGTGCTGGACCTGCTGAACGCGCTGCAACGCGAATTCGGCATCGCGTTCCTGTTCATCAGCCACGACATGGCGGTGGTCGAGAACATCTCGGACCGGGTCGCGGTGATGTATCTGGGGCAGATCGTCGAAATGGGCACGCGCGACCAGATCTTCCGCAACCCGCAGCACCCCTATACCCGGCGGCTGATCGAGGCGGTCCCCGTTCCCGACCCGCTTCACCGCGCGGCCCGGTCGGTCAGGATGGCGGGGGAAATCCCCAGCCCGGTCCATCCGGTCGGCAAGAGTCCGGAACGGGTGGACCTTGTCGATATCGGCGAAGGGCATCTGGTGGCTGCGGGGCAACGCCGCGCCTGA
- the istB gene encoding IS21-like element helper ATPase IstB, producing MTSREIDIHTLPGMLTALRLPSFHKLWADIATRADTEGWPAARFLAVLAEYELAERDMRRIQRHMNEAQLPAGKTLATFDFKALPTLPRARIEALAVGDWLEGGGNLIAIGNSGTGKTHILCAIGHALIERGHRVFYTRTSDLVQRLQAARRDLVLEAALAKLDKFDLIILDDITYAHKDQAETGVLFELIARRYEYRSIAIAANQPFSGWDQIFPDKAMTVAAIDRLVHHAAILEMNAESFRQRAAASNKEALSRPPTTTIADNKDKGEG from the coding sequence ATGACCTCCCGCGAGATCGACATCCACACGCTGCCAGGCATGCTGACCGCGCTGCGCCTGCCCAGCTTCCACAAGCTTTGGGCCGACATCGCCACCCGTGCCGACACCGAAGGCTGGCCCGCTGCCCGCTTTCTGGCTGTCCTCGCGGAATACGAACTGGCCGAGCGCGACATGCGCCGCATTCAGCGCCACATGAACGAGGCACAGCTACCGGCTGGCAAGACGCTGGCGACCTTCGACTTCAAGGCGCTGCCAACCCTGCCGCGCGCCCGGATCGAGGCCTTGGCGGTCGGCGACTGGCTGGAGGGTGGCGGCAACCTGATCGCCATCGGCAATTCCGGCACGGGCAAAACGCACATTCTCTGCGCGATAGGCCATGCCCTGATCGAGCGGGGACACCGCGTGTTCTATACCCGCACCAGCGATCTGGTGCAGCGACTTCAGGCCGCCCGCCGCGATCTGGTGCTCGAAGCCGCGCTCGCCAAGCTCGACAAGTTCGACCTGATCATCCTCGACGACATCACCTACGCCCACAAGGATCAGGCCGAGACAGGCGTGCTCTTCGAGCTGATCGCCCGGCGCTACGAATACCGCAGCATCGCCATCGCCGCCAACCAGCCCTTCAGCGGCTGGGACCAGATCTTCCCGGACAAGGCGATGACCGTCGCGGCCATCGACCGGCTGGTTCATCACGCAGCGATCCTGGAGATGAATGCCGAAAGCTTCCGCCAGCGCGCGGCCGCCTCCAACAAAGAGGCGCTGAGCAGACCGCCAACGACAACCATCGCCGACAACAAGGACAAAGGAGAAGGCTGA
- the istA gene encoding IS21 family transposase — protein MAYKPINDQQLRLYMSDLRYHSQRTSAARAGFSERTARRFDANPTLPSNRKIVHGRTVADPLEGYWEGDILPLLERDSALQAVTLLRHLQGLHPLAFPDDRIRRTLERRVRQWRALNGPERDIIFRQTPEPGRMAQSDFTHAEELEVTIAGQLFPHLLYHFVMVYSRWEHVGVVLGGESFTALAENLQQALWSLGGAPQEHRTDSLSAAFRNLTADQRQDITTRYNAFVGHYGMEASRNNRGEAHENGAVESQNRHLKKAIEQALILRGSRDFASIEDYRRFIDILVARRNRQRAAATQVERAHLKPLPRRRTTDFTETVVPVTRTSGFLVKSIFYSAPSQLIGQRLRVHLYDDRLEAFLGSTLVVSHTRARGRGDGHRVHVINYHHVIHALRRKPQALWSSIYRDSLFPRTEYAEAWKVLQRDLPRRDACRRMVDLLFIAHDRACEAELAHLLAAELDAGRVPDPGPLASCLNPRQTALPRDVAVAHPSLDSFDALLGACA, from the coding sequence TTGGCCTACAAACCCATCAACGACCAGCAATTGAGATTATACATGTCCGACCTCCGATATCACAGTCAGCGCACGTCGGCCGCCCGCGCCGGGTTCAGCGAGCGCACGGCCCGACGGTTCGATGCCAACCCGACGCTGCCCTCGAACCGCAAGATCGTTCACGGGCGCACGGTGGCCGATCCCCTCGAGGGTTATTGGGAGGGCGACATCCTTCCCTTGCTGGAGAGGGACAGCGCCTTGCAGGCCGTCACCCTGCTGCGCCACCTTCAGGGCCTGCACCCGCTGGCCTTCCCCGATGACCGGATCCGGCGCACCCTGGAACGGCGGGTGCGGCAGTGGCGGGCGCTGAACGGACCCGAGCGCGACATCATCTTCCGCCAGACGCCGGAGCCGGGCCGCATGGCCCAGTCCGACTTCACTCATGCCGAGGAGCTGGAGGTGACGATCGCGGGCCAGCTATTCCCGCATCTGCTCTACCACTTCGTCATGGTCTACAGCCGGTGGGAGCATGTCGGGGTGGTCCTGGGCGGGGAGAGCTTCACGGCCCTGGCCGAGAACCTGCAGCAGGCGCTCTGGTCGCTCGGCGGGGCACCACAGGAGCATCGCACCGACAGCCTCTCGGCCGCTTTCCGCAACCTGACGGCTGACCAGCGCCAGGATATCACCACGCGCTACAATGCCTTCGTCGGCCATTACGGCATGGAGGCCAGTCGCAACAACCGCGGGGAAGCTCATGAGAACGGCGCGGTGGAGTCCCAGAACCGGCACCTGAAGAAGGCCATCGAACAGGCGCTGATCCTGCGCGGCAGCCGCGACTTCGCCAGCATCGAGGACTACCGCCGCTTCATCGACATTCTGGTGGCACGGCGCAACCGGCAGCGGGCGGCGGCCACGCAGGTGGAACGGGCGCATCTGAAGCCCCTGCCGCGCCGGCGCACCACCGACTTTACAGAGACCGTGGTTCCGGTCACCCGCACCAGCGGCTTTCTGGTCAAGAGCATCTTCTACAGCGCCCCGTCGCAGCTGATCGGGCAGCGCTTGCGGGTCCACCTTTACGACGATCGCCTTGAGGCCTTTCTCGGCAGCACCCTGGTCGTCAGCCATACAAGGGCGCGAGGTCGCGGCGATGGCCATCGCGTGCATGTCATCAACTACCATCACGTCATCCATGCGCTGCGGCGCAAACCGCAAGCCCTGTGGAGTTCGATCTACCGCGACAGCCTGTTCCCGCGAACCGAATACGCTGAGGCCTGGAAGGTGCTGCAGCGCGATCTGCCCCGCCGCGACGCCTGCCGCCGCATGGTCGACCTGCTGTTCATCGCCCACGACCGGGCCTGCGAGGCGGAACTGGCACATCTGCTGGCAGCAGAATTGGACGCGGGCCGGGTGCCCGATCCCGGACCTCTGGCATCCTGCCTGAACCCGCGGCAAACGGCGCTGCCGAGAGATGTTGCCGTCGCCCATCCCTCGCTCGACAGCTTCGATGCCCTTCTGGGAGCCTGCGCATGA
- a CDS encoding c-type cytochrome: MSAKPGGRFRTARLIGATVLVAGVAGFFVLTSPLTWSLTHRAPDVADAAAPDLTNGRTMFLAGDCATCHTTPGQDDPLLLGGGRTLATAFGTFHMPNISPDPVDGIGNWTLAEFTRAVREGVGPGGPLPDGQNLYPSFPYTSYQHLTANDVRDMFAYLQSLPPVSGTVPDHELTFPYSLRRGIGVWRLAFLDGKPLPQVDDPQIARGQYLAEGPGHCAECHSPRTFMGNIAPGQRYAGGPSAEGPGHVPNITPHDSGIGWWSENAIYRYLKFGVSPVGKVAGGHMAEVVENTAQMPDADLHAIAAYIRTLAPIDAPAPGTPEPNLTPQLVMLPEGFGRVSPAPLPMSAPRDIDAAKEIFVTHTKGFHLDRLAVGTAEADGKFLAAAALAVEDRQGDRIRVRLDGWQMEGAETVFYAAQGQRILQAVLGDAARAAVQPVETVVDPDTGQTWTRGTLTAWIDGTDLHTRLPELWTYSADLFNTSCATCHALPEAEHFLANQWIGNLNAMKRFTSMSDDQYRLLLAYLQNHSKDVRGGETVAR, encoded by the coding sequence ATGTCAGCAAAACCAGGAGGCCGGTTCAGGACGGCCCGACTGATCGGCGCAACCGTGTTGGTTGCGGGGGTGGCAGGCTTCTTCGTGCTGACCTCGCCGCTGACATGGTCGCTGACGCATCGCGCCCCGGATGTCGCGGATGCCGCAGCACCGGACCTGACGAATGGCCGCACGATGTTCCTCGCGGGGGATTGCGCCACCTGTCACACGACGCCGGGGCAGGACGACCCGCTGCTGCTGGGCGGCGGCCGGACCCTGGCGACGGCGTTCGGCACCTTCCACATGCCCAACATCTCGCCCGATCCGGTGGACGGCATCGGCAACTGGACGCTGGCCGAGTTTACCCGGGCGGTGCGCGAGGGCGTCGGCCCCGGCGGGCCGTTGCCGGACGGGCAGAACCTCTATCCGTCGTTCCCCTACACCTCGTACCAGCATCTGACCGCCAATGACGTGCGCGACATGTTTGCGTATCTGCAGTCCCTGCCGCCCGTCAGCGGCACGGTGCCGGATCACGAGCTGACCTTCCCCTATTCCCTGCGGCGCGGCATCGGGGTCTGGCGGCTGGCCTTTCTCGATGGCAAGCCGCTGCCCCAGGTTGACGACCCGCAGATCGCGCGCGGCCAATACCTTGCCGAAGGGCCGGGCCATTGCGCGGAATGCCATTCGCCGCGGACCTTCATGGGCAACATCGCGCCCGGCCAACGCTATGCCGGCGGCCCGAGTGCCGAGGGTCCGGGCCATGTGCCCAACATCACCCCGCACGATTCCGGCATCGGCTGGTGGTCGGAAAATGCGATCTACCGCTATCTGAAGTTCGGCGTCAGCCCGGTGGGCAAGGTCGCGGGCGGACACATGGCCGAGGTGGTGGAAAACACCGCGCAGATGCCCGACGCCGACCTGCACGCGATTGCCGCCTACATCAGGACGCTTGCGCCGATCGACGCCCCCGCCCCCGGCACGCCGGAGCCGAACCTCACACCGCAACTGGTGATGCTGCCCGAAGGCTTTGGCCGTGTCAGCCCCGCACCGCTGCCAATGTCGGCACCGCGCGACATCGACGCGGCAAAGGAAATCTTCGTCACCCACACCAAGGGCTTCCATCTTGATCGCTTGGCGGTCGGAACCGCAGAGGCGGACGGCAAGTTTCTCGCCGCCGCGGCACTGGCGGTCGAGGACCGGCAGGGCGACCGGATCAGGGTCAGGCTGGACGGCTGGCAGATGGAGGGTGCCGAGACGGTGTTCTACGCCGCGCAGGGCCAGCGCATCCTGCAGGCCGTGCTGGGCGATGCGGCACGGGCCGCCGTGCAGCCGGTTGAAACCGTGGTGGACCCCGACACCGGCCAGACCTGGACCCGGGGCACGCTGACGGCCTGGATCGACGGCACCGACCTGCACACCCGGCTGCCCGAACTCTGGACCTACAGCGCCGATCTGTTCAACACCTCCTGCGCCACCTGCCACGCGCTGCCCGAAGCCGAGCATTTCCTGGCAAACCAGTGGATCGGCAACCTCAACGCCATGAAACGCTTCACCTCGATGAGCGACGACCAGTACCGGCTGCTGCTCGCCTATCTGCAGAACCATTCCAAGGACGTGCGCGGGGGCGAGACTGTTGCCCGCTGA
- the torA gene encoding trimethylamine-N-oxide reductase TorA, which produces MTLSIPARMSALSRRRFLQTAAATGCLGLAGGPMFPRAAAAQPVKDVISGSHWGVFRAQVQDGRAVGFTPWEGDPKPSPQLPGVLDSIYSPTRIKYPMVRRAWLEQGPGADPDGRGTGDFVRVSWEKALDLVAAELVRVREQHGATAIFGGSYGWKSPGKLHNCRTLLRRMLKLNGGFTTSSGDYSTGAAQVILPHVVGSIEVYEQCTSWQNVAAHTDLMVFWGANPLNTSQISWQVADHGAYPGIDGLKAAGTRVICIDPVRTETCDALDGEWLAPRPQTDVALMLGIAHTLHAEGLHDQAFLDKYTTGFDRFLPYLVGESDGVPKTADWASGICGLPADTIRDLARRFAGNRTMLALGYSTQRQHHGEQAPWMLVTLAAMLGQIGLPGGGYGLSYHYASGGAPTHTSPVLPAITDTAGQSSGGGAEWLAGSGAASIPVSRLVETLLNPGAVMDFNGTQITLPLIKLAYWAGGNPFAHHQDRNEMLRAWRNLETFIVHDFQWTASARHADIVLPVTTSYERNDIEQVGDYAMSHIVAMKKIIEPMFEARSDFDILADIADRWGKRYDYTEGKTEMEWIRGFYEAAKIESRAKGMEMPVFDAFWDSNEPLAFPLSDAERDFVRHAGFRADPLLNALGTPSGKIEIFSRNVEKMGYDDCPPHPTWMEPIERLGGPTTRFPLHVASNHPIYRLHSQLCGTELRKLYEVSGREPCWINPADAAARGLVDGDVVRVFNDRGQILAGVVVTDVIRPGVIRIDEGGWFDPADARVEGALCKYGDVNTLTTGISTSRLSQGNCGHTAMAEVEKFRDPPPPVTVFIEPGA; this is translated from the coding sequence ATGACCCTGTCGATACCCGCCCGGATGAGCGCACTCTCGCGTCGCCGTTTCCTGCAGACCGCTGCGGCTACCGGCTGTCTGGGCCTCGCGGGTGGACCGATGTTCCCGCGCGCGGCCGCGGCGCAACCCGTGAAGGACGTGATTTCGGGCAGCCACTGGGGCGTGTTCCGGGCGCAGGTTCAGGATGGGCGCGCCGTCGGGTTCACCCCGTGGGAAGGTGACCCGAAACCGTCGCCGCAACTGCCCGGCGTGCTCGATTCGATCTATTCGCCAACCCGGATCAAGTATCCGATGGTGCGCCGCGCCTGGCTGGAACAGGGGCCGGGTGCCGACCCCGACGGGCGCGGCACCGGCGATTTCGTCCGCGTCAGCTGGGAAAAGGCGCTGGACCTGGTGGCCGCAGAACTGGTGCGGGTGCGCGAACAGCATGGTGCCACCGCGATCTTCGGCGGCTCCTACGGCTGGAAGAGCCCCGGCAAGCTGCACAACTGCCGGACCCTGCTTCGCCGGATGCTGAAGCTGAACGGCGGCTTCACCACCTCGTCGGGCGACTATTCCACCGGGGCGGCGCAGGTGATCCTGCCCCATGTCGTCGGCTCGATCGAGGTTTACGAGCAATGCACCTCGTGGCAGAACGTCGCCGCGCATACCGACCTGATGGTTTTCTGGGGGGCAAACCCGCTCAATACCTCGCAGATTTCCTGGCAGGTGGCCGACCACGGCGCTTACCCGGGCATCGACGGGCTGAAAGCCGCCGGGACCAGGGTGATCTGCATCGACCCGGTCCGCACCGAGACCTGCGACGCGCTGGATGGCGAATGGCTGGCGCCGCGGCCGCAGACCGATGTCGCGCTGATGCTGGGGATTGCCCACACGCTTCATGCCGAGGGGCTGCACGATCAGGCGTTCCTTGACAAGTACACCACCGGTTTCGACAGGTTCCTGCCCTATCTTGTCGGTGAAAGCGACGGCGTGCCGAAAACCGCCGACTGGGCCTCGGGCATCTGCGGCCTGCCTGCCGACACGATCCGCGATCTGGCGCGGCGCTTTGCGGGCAACCGGACGATGCTGGCCCTGGGATATTCCACCCAGCGCCAGCACCATGGCGAACAGGCGCCGTGGATGCTGGTCACCCTGGCCGCCATGCTGGGGCAGATCGGCCTGCCGGGCGGGGGCTACGGGCTCAGCTATCACTATGCCAGCGGTGGCGCGCCGACCCATACCTCGCCGGTGCTGCCCGCGATCACCGATACCGCCGGGCAGTCCTCGGGCGGCGGGGCGGAATGGCTTGCGGGGTCCGGCGCCGCCTCGATCCCGGTGTCGCGGCTGGTCGAGACGCTGCTGAACCCCGGCGCGGTGATGGATTTCAACGGCACGCAGATCACCCTGCCACTGATCAAGCTGGCCTACTGGGCGGGCGGCAACCCCTTCGCGCACCATCAGGACCGCAACGAGATGCTGCGCGCCTGGCGCAACCTCGAAACCTTCATCGTGCATGATTTCCAGTGGACGGCCTCGGCCCGCCACGCCGACATCGTGCTGCCGGTGACAACCTCTTACGAGCGCAACGACATCGAGCAGGTCGGTGACTATGCCATGAGCCACATCGTGGCGATGAAGAAGATCATCGAGCCGATGTTCGAGGCTCGATCGGATTTCGACATCCTGGCCGACATCGCCGATCGCTGGGGCAAACGCTACGACTACACCGAGGGCAAGACCGAGATGGAGTGGATCCGCGGCTTCTACGAGGCCGCGAAGATCGAATCCCGCGCCAAGGGCATGGAAATGCCGGTGTTCGACGCCTTCTGGGACAGCAACGAGCCGCTGGCCTTCCCGCTGTCCGACGCAGAGCGCGACTTCGTGCGCCATGCCGGCTTTCGCGCCGACCCGCTGCTGAACGCGCTGGGAACGCCCTCGGGCAAGATCGAGATCTTCTCGCGCAACGTCGAGAAGATGGGCTACGACGACTGCCCGCCGCATCCGACCTGGATGGAACCGATCGAGCGGCTGGGCGGCCCGACTACCCGCTTTCCGCTGCACGTCGCCAGCAACCACCCGATCTACCGGCTGCATTCGCAGCTTTGCGGCACCGAACTGCGCAAGCTTTACGAGGTTTCGGGGCGCGAGCCCTGCTGGATCAACCCGGCCGATGCCGCTGCGCGCGGGCTGGTGGATGGCGACGTGGTGCGGGTGTTCAACGACCGCGGCCAGATCCTTGCCGGGGTGGTGGTGACCGATGTCATCCGCCCCGGCGTGATCCGCATCGACGAGGGCGGCTGGTTCGACCCGGCCGACGCGCGGGTGGAGGGCGCGCTGTGCAAGTATGGCGATGTGAACACCCTGACCACCGGGATCAGCACGTCCCGGCTGTCGCAGGGCAACTGCGGCCATACCGCGATGGCCGAGGTCGAAAAGTTCCGCGATCCGCCCCCTCCGGTCACCGTCTTCATCGAACCCGGGGCCTGA